From Crassaminicella indica, one genomic window encodes:
- the cutC gene encoding choline trimethylamine-lyase — MDIREFSNKFAEATKNMSAEEQAALMKIFESISREIEKDDAEGYKQSDVKENGVPNGMTERLKRLKETYMKWKPSITTYRARAITKIAKENPGMPKILLRAKSFRYCCETAPLVIQDDELIVGSPCGAPRAGAFSPDIAWRWLEEEIDTIGTRPQDPFYISEEDKKYMREELFPFWKGKSVDEYCEDQYREAGVWEISGESFVSDCSYHAVNGGGDSNPGYDVILMKKGMLDIQNEAKEKLAKLDYENPEDIEKIYFYKSVIDTTEGVMIYAKRLSEYAAELAAKETDPKRKAELQKISEINKRVPAHKPSTFWEAIQAVWTVESLLVVEENQTGMSIGRVDQYMYPFYKADIESGRMTEYEAFELVGCMLIKMSEMMWVTSEAASKFFAGYQPFVNMCVGGVTREGFDATNDLTYLLMDAVRHVKIYQPSLATRIHNKSPRKYLKKIVEVIRSGMGFPACHFDDAHIKMMLAKGVSIEDARDYCLMGCVEPQKSGRLYQWTSTGYTQWPICIELVLNRGVPLWYGKQVCPDMGDLDSFKTYEDFENAVKEQIKYITKLTSIATVISQRVHRELAPKPLMSIMYEGCMEKGKDVSAGGAMYNFGPGVVWTGLATYVDSMAAIKKLVYDDKKYTLKQLNEALKADFVGYEQIRNDCLRAPKYGNDDNYADFIATDLINFTEMEHRKYKTLYSVLSHGTLSISNNTPFGQLTGASANGRKAWTPLSDGISPTQGADYKGPTAIIKSVSKMACDNMNIGMVHNFKLMAGLLDTPEGEEGLITLLRTACMYGNGQMQFNYLDNNTLLEAQKHPEQYRDLIVRVAGYSAFFVELCKDVQDEIISRTMLTHF, encoded by the coding sequence TTGGATATTCGTGAATTTTCAAACAAATTTGCAGAAGCTACTAAAAATATGTCTGCAGAAGAACAGGCAGCTTTAATGAAGATATTTGAAAGTATTTCAAGAGAAATTGAAAAAGATGATGCTGAAGGCTACAAACAGTCTGATGTGAAAGAGAATGGAGTTCCAAATGGTATGACTGAACGTCTAAAAAGGCTTAAGGAAACTTATATGAAGTGGAAACCTTCCATTACTACATATCGAGCACGTGCTATTACAAAGATTGCTAAGGAAAATCCAGGTATGCCTAAAATTTTGTTAAGAGCTAAAAGCTTTCGATATTGTTGTGAAACTGCACCCTTAGTAATTCAAGATGATGAATTGATTGTTGGATCTCCTTGTGGTGCGCCTCGTGCTGGTGCTTTTTCTCCTGATATAGCATGGAGATGGTTGGAAGAAGAGATAGATACAATTGGTACACGCCCTCAAGATCCATTTTATATATCAGAAGAAGATAAGAAGTATATGCGTGAAGAGCTTTTCCCATTTTGGAAAGGAAAATCAGTTGATGAATATTGTGAAGACCAATATCGCGAGGCTGGAGTTTGGGAGATTTCAGGTGAGTCCTTTGTTTCAGATTGCTCATACCATGCAGTAAATGGTGGTGGAGATTCTAACCCTGGATACGATGTAATCCTAATGAAAAAAGGAATGCTTGATATTCAAAATGAAGCAAAAGAAAAATTAGCTAAGCTAGATTATGAAAACCCTGAGGATATTGAAAAAATATATTTTTATAAATCTGTTATTGATACTACTGAAGGAGTTATGATCTATGCTAAGCGTTTATCTGAATATGCAGCAGAACTTGCAGCAAAAGAGACAGACCCTAAGCGTAAAGCAGAGCTACAAAAGATTTCTGAAATAAACAAAAGAGTACCAGCTCATAAGCCTAGCACATTTTGGGAAGCAATTCAGGCTGTTTGGACTGTAGAATCTTTATTAGTAGTTGAAGAGAACCAAACAGGTATGTCAATTGGTCGAGTTGACCAGTATATGTACCCATTCTACAAGGCAGATATAGAAAGTGGTCGTATGACTGAGTATGAAGCATTTGAGCTAGTTGGTTGTATGTTAATTAAAATGTCAGAGATGATGTGGGTTACTAGTGAAGCTGCTTCTAAATTCTTTGCAGGCTATCAGCCATTTGTGAATATGTGTGTTGGTGGTGTTACTCGTGAAGGCTTTGATGCTACAAATGATTTGACTTACTTATTAATGGATGCAGTTCGTCATGTTAAAATTTATCAGCCATCTTTAGCTACACGTATTCATAATAAGTCTCCTAGAAAATATCTAAAGAAAATTGTTGAAGTTATTCGTTCAGGTATGGGATTTCCAGCATGTCATTTTGATGATGCTCATATTAAGATGATGTTAGCAAAAGGCGTTTCTATAGAGGATGCTCGTGATTACTGTCTAATGGGTTGTGTTGAACCGCAAAAATCTGGTCGTCTATACCAGTGGACTTCTACAGGTTATACACAATGGCCTATTTGTATTGAATTAGTTTTAAATAGAGGAGTGCCACTATGGTATGGTAAGCAGGTTTGTCCTGATATGGGTGATTTAGATAGCTTTAAAACTTATGAGGACTTTGAAAATGCTGTTAAGGAACAGATCAAATATATTACTAAGTTAACTAGTATTGCTACAGTTATATCACAACGTGTTCACAGAGAATTAGCGCCAAAGCCACTCATGTCTATTATGTATGAAGGTTGTATGGAAAAAGGTAAAGATGTTTCTGCTGGTGGTGCTATGTATAACTTTGGTCCTGGCGTTGTATGGACAGGGTTAGCTACGTATGTAGATTCTATGGCTGCTATTAAAAAGCTTGTATATGATGATAAAAAATATACTTTAAAACAACTAAATGAAGCATTAAAAGCTGATTTTGTTGGATATGAACAAATTAGAAATGATTGCTTAAGGGCTCCTAAGTATGGCAACGATGATAACTATGCAGATTTTATTGCTACTGATTTGATTAACTTTACTGAGATGGAACATCGTAAGTATAAAACTTTATATTCGGTGCTTAGTCATGGTACTTTATCCATCTCTAACAATACGCCATTTGGTCAGTTAACTGGTGCATCTGCTAATGGACGTAAAGCTTGGACACCATTATCTGATGGAATTAGTCCTACTCAAGGAGCAGATTATAAAGGACCTACTGCGATTATCAAATCTGTTTCGAAGATGGCTTGTGATAATATGAACATCGGTATGGTTCATAACTTTAAGCTTATGGCAGGGCTATTAGATACACCAGAAGGAGAAGAAGGTCTCATTACACTATTGCGTACTGCTTGTATGTATGGGAATGGTCAAATGCAGTTTAATTATTTAGATAACAATACATTATTAGAAGCACAGAAGCATCCAGAGCAGTATCGTGATTTGATTGTTCGTGTGGCAGGCTATAGTGCATTCTTTGTTGAGCTTTGCAAAGATGTTCAAGATGAGATTATCAGTAGAACTATGTTGACACATTTTTAA
- the cutD gene encoding choline TMA-lyase-activating enzyme, translated as MSNNKSTKIERKAFIFNVQKYNMYDGPGVRTLVFFKGCPLRCKWCANPEGLEQKYQVMFKSGLCIDCGACVSVCPVGIHTINNEGKHLVDHSINCLGCNKCKEICTESALSIAGEVKTVSELLEIIQEDKDFYDLSGGGVTLGGGEVTMQPEFAANLLMACKQEGINTAIETCGYAKLESILKIAEFTDLFLYDLKHIDSERHYKLTGVRNERILENLKELLRRRYNVKIRMPLLKGVNDSKEDIKRVIDFLMPYSDYKNFKGIDLLPYHKLGVNKYKQLGMIYPIEGEFKLSNDELETIESWIKAYDFKVSVIKH; from the coding sequence ATGAGCAATAATAAATCAACTAAAATTGAAAGAAAAGCATTTATATTCAATGTACAAAAATATAATATGTATGATGGACCAGGAGTAAGAACACTTGTGTTTTTTAAAGGATGTCCATTGCGTTGTAAGTGGTGTGCCAATCCTGAAGGCTTAGAACAAAAATATCAAGTGATGTTTAAAAGTGGATTATGTATTGATTGTGGTGCTTGTGTTTCTGTTTGTCCAGTTGGAATTCATACTATTAATAATGAAGGAAAGCATTTGGTAGATCATAGTATTAATTGCTTAGGATGTAATAAATGTAAGGAGATTTGTACTGAATCTGCATTATCTATTGCAGGAGAAGTAAAAACCGTTTCTGAGCTTTTAGAAATTATACAAGAAGACAAAGATTTTTATGATCTTTCAGGTGGAGGTGTTACTTTAGGTGGTGGTGAGGTAACCATGCAACCAGAATTTGCTGCGAATTTGCTTATGGCCTGTAAGCAGGAAGGAATAAATACAGCAATTGAAACTTGTGGTTATGCAAAGCTTGAATCTATACTCAAAATTGCTGAATTTACTGATTTATTCCTTTACGATTTAAAGCATATTGACTCAGAAAGGCATTATAAGCTAACAGGAGTACGTAATGAAAGAATCTTAGAAAATCTAAAGGAACTCCTTCGACGTAGGTACAATGTAAAAATAAGAATGCCTCTTTTAAAAGGCGTAAATGATAGCAAAGAGGATATTAAAAGAGTAATTGATTTTTTGATGCCTTATAGTGATTACAAGAACTTTAAGGGAATAGATTTACTTCCTTATCATAAACTGGGTGTAAATAAGTATAAGCAGCTGGGAATGATTTATCCAATAGAAGGAGAATTCAAATTAAGTAATGATGAGTTAGAAACTATTGAGAGTTGGATAAAAGCATATGATTTTAAAGTTTCAGTGATAAAGCATTGA
- the eutS gene encoding ethanolamine utilization microcompartment protein EutS: MGVVSKKAIQRVIQESVPGKQVTIAHVIASPTQDIYERLGVDDKGAIGILTITPYETAIIAADIATKAADVEIGFLDRFTGSLTITGDVQSVETALNAINDTLKNLLNFTTAPITRT; the protein is encoded by the coding sequence ATGGGAGTTGTTAGTAAAAAAGCTATACAACGTGTCATACAAGAATCAGTACCTGGAAAACAGGTTACTATTGCTCATGTTATTGCATCTCCTACTCAGGATATTTATGAACGCTTAGGGGTAGATGATAAAGGTGCAATTGGAATTTTAACAATAACACCATATGAAACGGCTATTATTGCAGCTGATATTGCAACAAAGGCTGCGGATGTTGAAATAGGATTTTTAGATAGATTTACTGGATCCTTGACGATTACTGGTGATGTACAATCTGTTGAAACAGCACTTAATGCGATAAATGACACACTGAAAAATCTGTTGAATTTTACAACAGCTCCTATTACAAGAACATGA
- a CDS encoding EutP/PduV family microcompartment system protein: MRKKRIMVVGPTQCGKTTLVNALNDYDGPLRKTQDIIYGKNTIDVPGSYIENAWMYKHLIAVSQDASHVLILIDQSRCDNVYSPGFAKAFRCPVIGVITKVDLMVENEELCYKQLKQIGVEEPYYKISVLRGIGIGALKEYLFSRQKVKGD, from the coding sequence ATGAGAAAGAAGAGAATAATGGTAGTTGGACCTACACAATGTGGGAAGACCACATTGGTAAATGCATTAAATGATTATGATGGTCCACTTAGAAAAACACAGGATATTATTTATGGAAAAAATACAATAGATGTTCCTGGCTCTTATATTGAAAATGCATGGATGTATAAGCATCTGATTGCAGTATCTCAGGATGCATCTCATGTTTTAATATTAATTGATCAGTCAAGATGTGATAATGTGTATTCCCCTGGTTTTGCTAAAGCCTTTAGATGTCCAGTAATTGGTGTAATAACGAAAGTTGATTTAATGGTGGAAAATGAGGAGTTATGTTATAAGCAATTGAAGCAGATAGGAGTAGAGGAGCCTTATTATAAAATAAGTGTTCTAAGAGGAATAGGGATCGGAGCATTAAAAGAATACTTGTTTTCAAGACAGAAAGTAAAGGGGGATTAA
- a CDS encoding ethanolamine utilization protein gives MRFITEEDLRELFRKEPFTTYKIEADKRLTPGGRQFLRDRGINIIDDDSCIKKSTEGAKKQSKDIEAMHNWKKKMFYCRMKSMEALFLMTAEELLSRDVFLAQRLIDLSKQFSTIKNALEEKDTTTTFFYKECSGINIDNFSDNLDDCFEITEFHIQLKNGREIIILHRLRCALRELEPFILELFDSENEFCKEIIGKVNQSINALSQIICSIVGGKICQRKN, from the coding sequence ATGAGGTTTATAACCGAAGAAGATTTAAGAGAATTATTTAGAAAAGAACCTTTTACTACTTATAAGATAGAAGCAGACAAAAGACTTACACCGGGAGGACGTCAGTTTTTGAGAGATCGTGGGATAAATATAATCGATGATGATTCTTGTATTAAAAAAAGTACTGAAGGTGCAAAAAAACAATCTAAAGATATAGAAGCAATGCATAATTGGAAAAAGAAAATGTTTTATTGCAGGATGAAGTCAATGGAAGCATTATTTCTTATGACTGCGGAGGAACTTTTAAGTAGAGATGTTTTTTTAGCGCAAAGGCTTATCGATTTAAGTAAACAATTTTCAACCATTAAAAATGCTCTAGAGGAGAAGGATACTACTACAACATTTTTTTATAAAGAATGCAGTGGGATAAATATAGATAATTTTTCTGATAATTTAGATGATTGTTTTGAAATTACAGAGTTTCATATACAACTTAAAAATGGTAGAGAAATTATTATTTTGCATAGACTACGTTGTGCGCTAAGAGAATTAGAACCTTTTATTTTAGAACTATTTGATAGTGAAAATGAATTTTGTAAAGAGATTATTGGGAAGGTTAATCAGAGTATTAATGCCTTGTCACAAATAATTTGTTCGATTGTTGGAGGTAAAATATGTCAGAGAAAAAATTAA
- the eutJ gene encoding ethanolamine utilization protein EutJ, which produces MSEKKLNYEYCDQFVQDFEDVVKKPIVSKSSVYYTGVDLGTACVVLAVLDENYKPVAGAYRYADVVRDGMVVDYIGAIKIVRELKQELEEKLGTELIYGAAAIPPGTDDLDSGAVKNVVQAAGFEITNLLDEPTAANKVLKIQNGAVVDIGGGTTGISILKNGEVVYIADEPTGGTHFSLVVSGAYKMSFQEAEIYKRDSKNHKELLPVLKPVIEKIASIINQHIKGHDVKEISLVGGTCCLTGIEEIIEKKTGIFTHKPQNPMFITPLGIALSCTKEIIE; this is translated from the coding sequence ATGTCAGAGAAAAAATTAAATTATGAATACTGTGACCAGTTTGTCCAAGACTTTGAAGATGTAGTTAAAAAACCAATAGTCAGTAAATCCTCCGTTTACTATACTGGAGTAGATTTGGGTACAGCATGTGTTGTTTTAGCGGTTTTGGATGAAAATTATAAGCCGGTTGCAGGTGCTTATAGATATGCTGACGTAGTTCGTGATGGTATGGTTGTAGATTATATTGGTGCAATAAAAATTGTTAGAGAGTTAAAGCAGGAGCTTGAAGAAAAATTAGGAACAGAACTTATCTATGGAGCTGCTGCAATACCACCGGGTACAGATGATTTGGATTCAGGGGCTGTTAAAAATGTGGTTCAGGCGGCTGGATTTGAAATAACAAATCTTCTTGATGAACCTACAGCAGCAAATAAAGTACTTAAGATTCAAAATGGAGCAGTTGTTGATATAGGTGGTGGAACAACAGGAATTTCAATATTAAAAAACGGTGAAGTTGTTTATATTGCTGATGAGCCGACAGGAGGTACTCATTTTTCCTTAGTTGTTTCTGGTGCTTATAAAATGTCATTTCAAGAAGCAGAAATATATAAGAGAGATTCAAAAAATCATAAAGAGCTATTGCCTGTATTAAAGCCTGTTATTGAAAAAATAGCATCTATTATCAATCAACATATTAAAGGTCATGATGTTAAGGAAATATCTTTAGTAGGTGGAACTTGCTGTCTAACAGGTATTGAAGAGATTATAGAAAAAAAGACAGGTATTTTTACCCATAAACCTCAAAATCCTATGTTTATAACTCCTTTAGGAATAGCACTTAGTTGTACAAAAGAGATTATAGAATAG
- a CDS encoding BMC domain-containing protein, translating into MEFRIIKSPSKGTIDILMKRLGIGVDNDLSCVGAIGLVQGRMIDMIFAVDIAEKAVGVTVSDIKGSCPQNMIMIAIFGDTASVESAILEIKSNFKKEKTIC; encoded by the coding sequence ATGGAATTTAGGATTATAAAATCGCCATCAAAGGGTACGATTGATATTCTTATGAAGCGATTAGGAATAGGTGTTGATAATGATTTAAGTTGTGTTGGTGCAATTGGTTTAGTACAGGGGAGAATGATAGATATGATTTTTGCAGTTGATATTGCGGAGAAGGCTGTCGGTGTTACAGTATCAGATATTAAAGGGAGTTGTCCACAAAATATGATAATGATAGCAATCTTTGGTGATACGGCTTCTGTTGAGTCAGCTATTTTAGAGATTAAATCTAATTTTAAAAAGGAGAAAACTATATGTTAA
- a CDS encoding EutN/CcmL family microcompartment protein yields MLTARLIDNIWATRKTDLLNGFKFMLAEVIGGSDRGQRIVVIDIIGAGIGDRVIVCTGSAARKMLGNDDIPVDAAVVGIIDEDCNFE; encoded by the coding sequence ATGTTAACTGCAAGATTAATTGATAATATATGGGCAACTAGAAAAACAGATTTATTAAATGGATTTAAATTTATGCTAGCAGAAGTAATTGGTGGTAGTGATAGAGGTCAGCGCATAGTTGTTATAGATATTATTGGTGCAGGTATTGGAGATAGAGTGATTGTTTGTACGGGTTCAGCAGCTCGTAAAATGTTAGGCAATGATGATATTCCGGTTGATGCAGCAGTTGTTGGAATTATTGATGAAGATTGTAATTTTGAATAA
- a CDS encoding 4Fe-4S dicluster domain-containing protein produces the protein MNLLDMVREAGIVGAGGAGFPTHAKLASKAEYILLNGAECEPLLRVDQQLMELFADEIINGFTAAGKFVGANKAIIGIKGKHKKVISILRDRIEALQVADFVQVKEIPDIYPAGDEQVLVHELTGRVVPEAGIPIQVGCVVLNSETALNIYYASIQKPVTQKYITVAGDVPRSLTVKVPVGTPIIDVLKLSGIENFDNYKVIDGGPMMGPVMNSLDGYVTKKNKGFVILKKDHYLIRKKSVSLEQAKRVNKSACAQCRMCTDLCPRYLLGHEMQPHKIMRALNYKLTDIENQKIAQLCCQCNLCELFSCPAGLHPKSANLYFKDKLAQQNIRYKPNKSEFTARKSREYRLIPSKRLIARLGLNNFDKPAPMTEIELKPELVYISTNQHVGVPAVPIVSVGDHVEIGQQIGKIPEGSLGASVHASISGKVVEIENDFIGIRRG, from the coding sequence ATGAATCTTCTTGATATGGTAAGAGAAGCCGGCATTGTTGGTGCAGGAGGAGCAGGGTTTCCTACTCATGCAAAACTTGCATCAAAGGCTGAATATATACTTCTTAATGGAGCTGAATGTGAACCCTTGTTGAGGGTGGACCAACAGCTTATGGAGTTGTTTGCAGATGAAATTATAAATGGATTTACAGCAGCAGGGAAATTTGTTGGAGCAAATAAAGCGATTATAGGTATAAAAGGAAAGCATAAAAAAGTAATTTCTATACTGCGTGATAGGATTGAAGCACTTCAGGTAGCGGATTTTGTTCAAGTGAAAGAAATACCAGATATTTATCCAGCAGGTGATGAGCAAGTATTAGTTCATGAATTAACAGGTAGAGTTGTTCCAGAAGCAGGTATCCCAATTCAAGTTGGATGTGTTGTATTAAATTCAGAAACTGCATTAAATATATATTATGCATCTATTCAAAAGCCAGTTACACAAAAATATATAACAGTTGCAGGAGATGTTCCGAGATCTCTAACCGTAAAGGTACCAGTAGGTACACCTATTATAGATGTATTAAAGCTAAGTGGTATTGAAAACTTTGACAACTATAAAGTTATTGATGGTGGTCCTATGATGGGTCCTGTTATGAACAGCTTAGATGGATATGTTACTAAGAAAAATAAGGGATTTGTAATTTTAAAAAAGGATCATTATCTAATAAGAAAGAAATCGGTTAGCCTAGAACAAGCAAAAAGAGTGAACAAATCTGCTTGTGCCCAGTGTCGTATGTGTACAGATTTGTGTCCACGTTATCTTCTTGGACATGAAATGCAGCCACATAAAATAATGCGTGCTTTAAATTATAAATTAACAGACATTGAAAATCAAAAAATTGCACAGCTATGTTGTCAGTGTAATTTATGTGAATTGTTCTCATGTCCAGCAGGACTTCATCCTAAATCTGCAAATCTTTATTTTAAAGATAAATTAGCACAACAAAATATAAGATATAAACCAAACAAGTCAGAATTTACAGCTCGTAAAAGTAGAGAATATCGTTTAATTCCAAGTAAAAGACTTATCGCTAGATTAGGTTTAAATAATTTTGACAAACCAGCTCCTATGACAGAAATTGAATTAAAACCAGAATTGGTATATATATCAACAAATCAGCATGTAGGAGTACCTGCAGTTCCTATTGTTTCTGTTGGTGATCATGTTGAGATAGGCCAACAAATAGGTAAAATTCCAGAAGGTAGCTTAGGTGCGAGCGTACATGCAAGTATTTCAGGAAAAGTAGTTGAAATTGAAAATGATTTTATTGGAATAAGGAGGGGTTAA
- a CDS encoding BMC domain-containing protein gives MSKAIGMVEFTSIARGIYAADQMVKVSDVEIVTAGSTCPGKYIAIVHGDVASVHDSVSTGERVAEEYLVDSIIIPNVSPLVFPAITGATMPDDIQALGIMESFSQATMIIAADAILKVANLQPIEIRLGNGLGGKSFFTFTGDVAAVQAGVEAGMAIAKEKGLLVNAEIIPSPSEELIESLF, from the coding sequence ATGTCAAAAGCAATCGGTATGGTTGAATTTACAAGTATTGCACGTGGAATATATGCAGCAGATCAAATGGTAAAGGTTTCTGATGTGGAAATAGTTACAGCTGGTTCTACTTGTCCTGGTAAATATATTGCAATTGTTCATGGAGATGTTGCATCAGTACATGATTCAGTGAGCACTGGAGAAAGAGTGGCAGAAGAATATTTGGTTGATTCAATCATTATACCAAATGTTAGCCCTTTAGTATTTCCAGCAATTACAGGTGCAACAATGCCAGATGATATTCAGGCTTTAGGAATAATGGAGTCTTTTTCTCAAGCAACAATGATCATTGCTGCTGATGCAATACTTAAGGTAGCAAACCTACAGCCAATAGAGATCCGTTTGGGAAATGGATTAGGAGGCAAATCATTCTTTACTTTTACTGGTGATGTAGCTGCAGTTCAAGCTGGTGTTGAAGCAGGGATGGCTATTGCAAAAGAGAAGGGGCTTTTAGTAAATGCAGAGATTATACCTTCTCCATCAGAGGAATTGATAGAATCTTTATTCTAA
- a CDS encoding cupin domain-containing protein, translating into MKRLICAKDIEAAQKQGEKVIYIDSNTIITPSAKDAAIVCGIAFSTEEPVSDTKITCKEKESKPSKACEGGLDSDMIYKLFKAMMDKGLLNGILNSLTNTKPYEAESICEGLKVIRGNSVKLDVFDTGNPNAKVFYQELISKEEADMSAGFLMIDHSKFDWELNYQEIDYVMEGTLTVTINGKTLTAYPGDVLYVPSGSKVTWGSPDKAKVFYVTYPANWADLIS; encoded by the coding sequence ATGAAAAGACTGATTTGTGCAAAAGATATTGAAGCTGCTCAAAAACAGGGAGAAAAAGTGATTTATATTGACAGCAATACAATTATTACACCATCAGCAAAGGATGCAGCTATAGTCTGTGGGATAGCTTTTTCTACAGAAGAACCTGTTTCTGATACAAAGATTACTTGTAAAGAGAAAGAAAGCAAACCATCAAAAGCCTGCGAAGGTGGGTTAGACAGTGATATGATTTATAAGTTATTCAAGGCTATGATGGATAAAGGACTTTTAAATGGAATACTTAATTCACTTACGAATACTAAACCATATGAAGCTGAAAGCATTTGTGAGGGTTTGAAGGTGATACGTGGCAATTCAGTAAAGCTTGATGTTTTTGATACGGGAAATCCTAATGCAAAGGTGTTTTATCAAGAGTTAATTAGTAAAGAAGAAGCTGATATGAGTGCAGGATTCTTAATGATTGATCATTCCAAATTTGACTGGGAATTGAATTATCAAGAAATTGATTATGTGATGGAAGGGACATTAACAGTTACGATAAATGGTAAGACATTAACAGCATATCCTGGAGATGTACTCTATGTTCCATCAGGTTCAAAAGTTACTTGGGGTTCTCCTGATAAAGCTAAGGTGTTTTATGTTACCTATCCAGCCAACTGGGCTGATCTAATAAGTTAA
- a CDS encoding BMC domain-containing protein — MQALGFVETKGLIAAIESADAMLKSADVKLLEKTYVGGGLVSIAVTGDVGAVKAAVEAGVAAVRKIDEKLLISQHIIPRPHEELASIIVTTKPSREEVSLEEIEKTKNDSEKTNISLQIDFSKVPDKEAIDKMVLEYSLEQTIKALKKFKVVELRNLAREYKDFGIKGRKISKANKKLLIAEFREYYKK; from the coding sequence ATGCAGGCACTTGGATTCGTTGAAACAAAAGGGCTTATTGCAGCTATAGAGAGTGCAGATGCTATGTTAAAATCAGCAGATGTAAAGCTTTTAGAAAAAACGTATGTTGGTGGTGGTCTTGTTTCTATTGCTGTAACTGGTGATGTTGGAGCGGTAAAAGCAGCTGTAGAGGCTGGTGTAGCTGCAGTAAGAAAAATTGATGAAAAATTACTGATTTCACAACATATTATTCCCCGTCCACATGAGGAATTAGCTAGTATAATTGTAACAACAAAACCTTCACGAGAAGAAGTATCATTAGAGGAAATTGAAAAAACAAAGAATGATTCAGAAAAAACAAATATTTCTCTACAGATAGATTTTAGTAAGGTTCCTGATAAGGAAGCTATAGATAAGATGGTACTTGAATATAGTTTAGAACAAACTATTAAAGCTCTTAAAAAATTTAAGGTTGTAGAGCTTCGGAATCTGGCGCGTGAATATAAGGACTTTGGTATAAAAGGAAGGAAAATCTCTAAGGCAAACAAGAAATTGCTCATTGCAGAGTTTAGAGAATATTACAAGAAATAG